The following nucleotide sequence is from Anguilla rostrata isolate EN2019 chromosome 3, ASM1855537v3, whole genome shotgun sequence.
TGGTAAAAAACTAAATGTGGccttctctgtgcagtgttgatTCAGCTTGCAGGGCTTGAATCAATGTCTGATAACAAGGCTGTTTCCAGCATCAATGAACCCAAAGTGATTCAGTGTGTACCCAACAAGGGgcactgaacacaaaacatcATAATCTGGAGGCCAGAATCAGAGAGGGCACAAGTCAAGAGCTTTATTTCCCTGGAAAACCACACAACAGAAACAAGCCTTTTGTTCCGGATTTGATTTGGCTTAGATGGAAAAAGTACCCAtttctgtgcgtgcatgccatATCCAATGAGGGATATTTTTCAGACTTCAGCATTCACTCCCTCCCGAATcgggctgttgaatgaggtttATCAGTATTTCCACATTGAGGGCTTAGAGGATGAATGCCTATTTGACTTGCTGCTTAACTCATGTTTGTGAATAAAGAGAAGAAACCATGTATGAGGCAAGCTTGGGCTGTCCACATCATTGACCAGGACTGATGTCACTGCGCGGCAGGGTCTGCAGCAGTCTCTTCTGCAGCTCCCGGGAGCGGTATCCGTACACCAGCGGAACCAGCGAAATGCCCAGGTTGTAGGCGTTGGAGACGGCTATTTCCAAGGTGTCGTACTGCAGGGTGTTGGGCAGCAGGTAGCTGTTCAGCACCACGGGCACCGAGTAGCAGAGCATCTGGATGGCCTGTAGGGCCAGGGTGACCACAGCTCGGCGGGAGTGCGGGAGCCCGTGGAGGTCCCGGCACAGCAGCAGAAAGCAGCCAAACGTGGTCAGGTAGGAGGCTGGCAGCACCAGGGCACTGACCGAAATGCAGAACGCCCGCAGGGCCAAGTTTTCAGAAAGGCAGCGgcccaccaccagggggcggcAGCGCGGCAGGTCAGCATTGACCTGTACGTGGGTGAGCGCCATGCACAGAGCCACCGCAGAGAGGAACAAAGACGCTCCCCACGCGACCACCACCAGCGCCTGTTTGCAGCGGGGGCTGAAGAGGAGCTCGTACCGCAGGGGCCACTTGATGGCCACGCAGCGATCCACAGCCAGGGCGGTGCTAAGGAGCACCTCCACCATGGCGCAGGCCTGGGTGGCCGCTATGAGGATGAGGCACTGCGACACCAGCATGCCCGACTGGGAGGTGAACAGCGCCGCCGTGGTGGTTttgaggagcagctgcaggttgTCACAGAAAAGCAGGTGGACTAGAAGCAGGAAGCGCAGTTTGCTCAGCAGGGAAGGTGGCCTGGTGATGGCTAGCACCAAGGGGCCACTCAGGAGCATGTTGACCACATAGCTCAGGCTGGAGGAACACAGCAGGACTTCATAGTAAAGGTGCGAGTCCATCTGAGTCAACACCCACATCCCCGTCTCATTGCACGTCCTCATGATCTGCCTACAACACACACCATGAGCTAATTGTAATGCTTTTTACAGAGGTCCACCTTCAGATACCACAGAGGCAGCAAGTAATCAAACCATGTAAGTTTACTCTTTTTTTATGGCTCACTTCTGCATTGAACCCACAACATTTGAAGGCCAGGAGGGATCTTGTTTACCACTGTGTAATGATCTTAACCACATCAGTTTGTCCAATTCTGGTAGTACTAATTAAGAAACATGTCTTACAGCAACAAAACCTTCTGTAGGCTTACTCAATCCATGTTCATTaacattctgaaatgtaaaCGGTCAGTCTGTCCACATTTGGGTATAACAATATGAACATGCTTACCTCTCATACAGATTCCAACTGGAAGTGgtcaaaaaaaacacacctctgATCAAATATGTAGTCTCTCACACGTCCCATCCATAACGGGTACATCTGAAAAAAATCTgagaaagttttttaaaaagttgccgTGGATGGTCCTGGTCTACCAGAAGCAGAGGAGATGAATGGTCCCTTCGACAGAGAGAAGGCTGTGGAGATCTCCTTACAGTGTGTACAGCACTGTGCTTTGTGGTGTTGTCTGCATCTCTATTTCACAAAGCACCACTTCACTGTGGTAAGGTGCCTTCTCTATCAGGTGTATGTGCTAACAGATGACGATTTTATTTACACTGGCGCTGCACTGAATAGAAAGGAGGAAATTAAaatgctgcccccccctcccctccctcacaccacCCCCTAAGGGGGCATAGGCTGCTGGGAACCATTTTGTGGACTTTGAACATGATGATACCCTGGGTGATGGGACAGTTTACACACTTTCCACATTTTgagcaaaaataacaattaagCCTTTATTAGGAAATTCAAAAATTTTTCACAGAATGGTCTGGGATACATTTATACTCCACACTTAGAAAGACTAGACTTCACATCAACAACAGGCAAAAGACCAGTTAAAACAAGTTAAATGCTACAATGAAACCTGAGGATTATGCATGAAGACCAGTGTATAATCAATAACTGGTTTCAGGGCTATgcataaagacatttttttaaaatccctttCCTGTCAATTTTAAATCAGAATCTGTAGTGGGCCAGTTTCACATAATGCCaagattgtataaaataaaataacattaagtaCAAAATTAAGATTCCGTAAAGCAGGACTTCATGTAACAAGCCAACCAGGCTAACTTGGTGCAGCCGTGATAGATTGAAGGattcaaataaaaagtaaacagtCAACTGTGCAGCGATCAACATGGTCAAACCCCATTCAGCTGTTGACACTGAAATGTTCCTTTTGGACGCAAGATCATCTTAAGAACAGTTCGGACCAGTTCAGCTTTTGACAACTCAGTCAGGACTAGGAGAAGAAGCTGATGGCTCAGGTGAGGAGTTGGGTGAGGTATGCGAGACCCTCGCAGGGTGAGGCCGGGACCCCCTGCCAGGGGCCTCAGCTCTGGCTGAGCCGAGTCTTGGAGGCGAAGTCGGCGCTGAGCTTCCGCATGACGTCCGCGTGGCTCTGACCCCCCAACGCCTGCCGCACCGTCCCGTAGTTCTCCTTCACGAAGTTGGCGAAGGGGGTGGCGCCCCGGGGCTTGGCCGGGGTGAGGAGGACCAGCTGGCCCGTGCACAGCGCGCACACAAATCTCTGAGTGTCCAGGGACTTGGAGTGACGTCCGATCCTGCACAGTGAACAGGAGGCGCATGACACTAATGCATTATTACACTTTCCCTGTCAatccattaaaatacaaatctgCTCCTGGGGATCTTACTGATACCTATTCTCAGACAACTCTTTAAGTATTCAGCTTTTAATTGAGTATTGATCTGGGCTTCACACTTATTGATTTTTCAATATGCTAGAAGTTCTCAAAGTAATGTTGTTAGTGGAGCATTTTTGCTGATCAAGAGAAAGTTTCTCTTCTAACTTTTTATTCCAATGTGATCCTTAGGCAAGGATAGGACAGCTGCCTCAACAGAGGATGCATAAAAATGAGACCCTTTAATTTCCTAAAATTGCAAGTTTCTTTTAGCAAAAACAGACCTAAAGCTACGCCATTTTGTCAACAAATGAAACTGCCCAATGATGACAATGGAGCATAACttgaaaacagaaataagaCGTAATTAAATGAGTTTAGCTGGAAGGAAACTCAGTGATCTATAAAACCTGGACTgggattaaattaattattcctATCAAAGGTCTTCACCGTTCTTTAGAAACCCAAGCGAGTTTAACTCTACAATTTTAACCAGGTATTCATGTCCAAATCTGCCACGAGCTTGCTGTCTCAGGTTAGCAAAAAATAACAGACCGGAATATTTCAGGTAGGCTTTATAACAGAGCAACCCAAAGCTGCTGTACGCAgcagttacgccttggcgggggcatgtaTTTACTTACCTTGGGGCAAGTGTGGGACAGTTATGACATTTTGGACCTGTGAATACCTCTATGTCAGTGACAACATCACTAAGGTGAGTCTGAAGGCTAAATTGCACTGCCCTTCAATGGAATTGGCAGCATCAAACTTCATGTACCCTTTAAGGTTACCTGTCCAAAGGTACACAACCACAATTCCAAACATAGCCCAGGCCCCAGATTATGATTTATGATGGAAAATGAATAGACAGAAATATTTAAAGACCGCAGGGACCAGTTCTTCTTGTTTAACCTCAAAAACTAAACCAAATGTCAACAATTCTCCTAcaatcacaaaaacaacattctgAGTTGGGTGAATCAAAAGACGGCAGACTCACGTGTTCTTGCAGCGACTGCACTGGTACTGGTACTTATAGTTGATGTCGTAGCTGTGGCAGCGGGTCACCATAGGCAGCTCCGGGTGGGTCAGGGTAGCCTTGCGGGCGTACAGCTTCCAGAAGGATCCGTGCCCGTCGCGCACGCCGTTGATGAGCCAAGTGGCAGCATGGCACATCTCATGGACCAGCGTGTCCCTCAGCCGATCTGGGCGGTGGGGTTGGGGAAAACGGACAAACCGGTTACTAAAGGTATGGAACACATACCCCAAACCTGCACGACAGATCCTATCATGCGAACGTGTCAACAACTGAAAAAGGGACCTGTCAGATGAGTGGGGAGTTACCTGCAGAGTCGCACACTTTCTCCGAGAGCTCGATGCGGGCGTAGCggttcccaccccccctctcctgccccgtGATGCAGTACCCCGCCGTCTTCCGCATCTTCTTATTCCAGCTGACAGACATGTCAGAGGGGAGCTAAGGAACAAAATAACCGCGTTACGTCCCTCTGCATTCAGTAGGGGGGCGCTCTCAAATCAAATCCGCCCACAATACAGTAACAAGGACAACTAAAATTGGAACATAACACGAAGTCCCTTGTGCGCAAAATTTCCCCAACACACTATAAACAGATTCATTATAAAAACTCACGAGAACTAAAcccaaacaacacaaaacatacacaaacagttGTAGGCGTTAGACAAAACAGGTCAGGCCAAAGCAGGGTCGTAACATATTGGGGGCTCTTCCGGGATCCAGATCAACAGAACTCTAACACTGGGCAATTATTCAGAGAGGCAActagacagtgtgtgtgtctacgtacCTTGCTATCAAAGACACTGCTGTTATACAGTTTATATAGTCTGCTGGTGAGCTCTTCCTTGTTCTGCTTGAAGCTGCGGTTGTACAGAGACCCAGGGGCCGACAGAGTCTGCAGGAAACAGCCCGGGGTCTTGCAGGCATCCAGTCTAAAACCCAGAACAGAGCCATTTTCACTCACTACACTCCTTACCCAGTAGTGCCACTCTGAATGAAAGAAGAAGATAGTACCTGCTGCCTGTTGCTGGTCTAGGCTCTGTTAGGCTGACATGGGGTCGACTGCTTGCTGGCTGTACTGGGGTCCCATCACGCCGTGACCCTTTCTCCACCTTGCGTGGACCTGTCCCGCCCAGGCCCTGCCCATGAGGTACTGACAGACAGGGCTTCTGCTTGGGCTCTGAACACCAGAATCAAAGAAACAGAAGCAGAACTTGTTCATAGCCATTAACTATATGACCATTCAAAAT
It contains:
- the LOC135251126 gene encoding olfactory receptor 4C11-like isoform X1, with amino-acid sequence MRTCNETGMWVLTQMDSHLYYEVLLCSSSLSYVVNMLLSGPLVLAITRPPSLLSKLRFLLLVHLLFCDNLQLLLKTTTAALFTSQSGMLVSQCLILIAATQACAMVEVLLSTALAVDRCVAIKWPLRYELLFSPRCKQALVVVAWGASLFLSAVALCMALTHVQVNADLPRCRPLVVGRCLSENLALRAFCISVSALVLPASYLTTFGCFLLLCRDLHGLPHSRRAVVTLALQAIQMLCYSVPVVLNSYLLPNTLQYDTLEIAVSNAYNLGISLVPLVYGYRSRELQKRLLQTLPRSDISPGQ
- the LOC135251126 gene encoding olfactory receptor 4C11-like isoform X2, with the protein product MLLSGPLVLAITRPPSLLSKLRFLLLVHLLFCDNLQLLLKTTTAALFTSQSGMLVSQCLILIAATQACAMVEVLLSTALAVDRCVAIKWPLRYELLFSPRCKQALVVVAWGASLFLSAVALCMALTHVQVNADLPRCRPLVVGRCLSENLALRAFCISVSALVLPASYLTTFGCFLLLCRDLHGLPHSRRAVVTLALQAIQMLCYSVPVVLNSYLLPNTLQYDTLEIAVSNAYNLGISLVPLVYGYRSRELQKRLLQTLPRSDISPGQ